In a single window of the Oryctolagus cuniculus chromosome 2, mOryCun1.1, whole genome shotgun sequence genome:
- the SERTAD2 gene encoding SERTA domain-containing protein 2: protein MLGKGGKRKFDEHEDGLEGKIGSPSDGPSKVSYTLQRQTIFNISLMKLYSHRPLTEPSLQKTVLINNMLRRIQDELKQEGSLRPAFAPSAQPAAAPVDSFRDTAPAHPCDPGSTTPLEACLTPASLLEDDDDTFCTSPAAVPPAAPARLSPPALLPPEKDSFSSALDEIEELCPTSTSTEAAAAATDASKGTSSESGGPKAEGPPECRADDSKLMDSLPGNFEITTSTGFLTDLTLDDILFADIDTSMYDFDPCTSAAGTASKMAPVSADDLLKTLAPYSSQPVTPSQPFKMDLTELDHIMEVLVGS, encoded by the coding sequence ATGTTGGGTAAAGGAGGAAAACGCAAGTTTGACGAGCATGAAGATGGGCTGGAAGGCAAAATCGGGTCTCCCTCCGACGGTCCGTCCAAGGTGTCTTACACCTTACAGCGCCAGACTATCTTCAACATTTCCCTTATGAAGCTCTACAGCCACCGGCCGCTGACCGAGCCCAGCCTGCAGAAGACCGTGCTCATCAACAACATGCTGCGGCGCATCCAGGACGAGCTGAAGCAGGAAGGGAGCCTGCGGCCCGCCTTCGCGCCCTCCGCACAGCCCGCCGCCGCGCCGGTTGACAGCTTCCGGGACACGGCGCCCGCGCACCCCTGCGACCCCGGAAGCACTACGCCCCTGGAGGCCTGCCTCACCCCCGCGTCGCTGCTCGAGGACGACGACGACACTTTTTGCACTTCCCCGGCGGCCGTGCCGCCCGCGGCTCCCGCCAGACTCTCCCCTCCAGCCCTCCTCCCGCCGGAGAAGGACAGCTTCTCCTCCGCCCTGGACGAGATCGAGGAGCTGTGTCCCACATCTACCTCCACagaggccgccgcggccgccacgGACGCCTCGAAAGGGACCTCCAGCGAGTCCGGGGGCCCGAAGGCCGAGGGGCCCCCGGAGTGCCGCGCGGACGACTCGAAACTCATGGACTCTCTGCCTGGGAACTTTGAAATAACGACGTCCACTGGTTTCCTGACAGACTTGACCCTGGACGACATACTGTTCGCCGACATCGACACGTCCATGTATGATTTTGACCCCTGCACCTCCGCTGCGGGGACGGCCTCAAAGATGGCCCCCGTGTCGGCCGACGACCTCCTCAAGACCTTGGCCCCTTACAGCAGCCAGCCGGTCACCCCGAGTCAGCCTTTCAAAATGGACCTCACAGAGCTGGACCACATCATGGAGGTGCTGGTAGGGTCCTAA